The Dermochelys coriacea isolate rDerCor1 chromosome 13, rDerCor1.pri.v4, whole genome shotgun sequence genome includes the window tccagctccagtgtagacaaaccctcttAGAGGGGGCACTATGGAGAAATAGCCATATCTCCATTGTTAAGATGGCAACTGAGGTTCCATTATAATCTTCATTTTCACCCCTTCTCTATATTAGGATGAGGAAAAGTTTGTTAGCTGAAAAAACGCATGATGACTGTTAGAATTTTCCCCACACATTTCAGGATGTTTCATGGAACAGGTTTGAAAGTGCAACTGCATAAAAATTTCCTGTCTTTTGAGCATGAAGGACAAAaactaatattttgttttttcccttgctCACTTCAAAATATAATAATTTGTATGCATTAGAAAAGTGACATTTCAGTGTATGATAAAGAAATGATTTTTGCTGCATACAATTCCTCAATCCCATCTCACACAACACTATCAGCCTGGTCTGTTGATGAAAGGTCTTTGAGGTTAACTTACTCTCAAGTTCTGAAATCGGAGTCTCAAGTTTCGAAGGCGGTTCCGGGCTTCTGCAGCCTTGAGCAGCCCAATGATCCTTGCCTGCTTCTTTTGCTCTGCGTCTCTTTCACACATGGAGTGCTTATGTGACATTTTATCCATCATAAGAATGTCTGAAGCCAGCATGGATTTCACTGGTTCCTCAGTGGGCTCAGCAAATGCCAGATACCTCTCTCTTTGCTGTGGAGAGGCTGCATTTACATCAAATGAAAGTAAGCTCTTCCAGGATTTAGGAATAATTGTCCCTTTGCTCATAGCTGTTTCTCTTGCAGTCATCTTTATTTTAGGTTAAgactgaaaaagaagaaaaatccagaGTTGTAACAATGTGAGGTCAGGAGTACTTGGTGCTTTGGGAAATCCTACACTCTTCAAGTGGGGAAGCTGCTGAAAGCCCCATTTGGCTTAGGAAGTGACAGGCTGAGGACAGGATTCACACTCAGGTTTCTTAGTTGGTGCTGTATAATGGTACCAGTAGGTTACGTAGTGTGGTCCAGTAAATAGTGCACTGGATTATGACTCTGGAGATCTAGGTGCTATTCCTGGTTCTGTGGCTGTTCTGCTCTTTGACCCTGGGTAAGTTAACTTTGCTTCTCTTTCACCTTATGTCCGTCTTCTCTACTAGGATTGCAAGGTCcttgggggcaaggactgtctcttattctgtgtctgtacagtacctagcaccatggggtgctgatctcaactggggcctctaggcactattgCAAAATACATCTTCATCATAATGGTCTAGCCCTACTTTTTGCACATTTTTCTTTCATCAGTATTATTCAATTCTTCAAACCCTTTGCTACTCAATGAGAAGGTTCAGACACTGTGTTGGCCACTACAAGATATTTAGGGCTACTCATGCATTAAATGTCCAACTGCTTGATCTGTCTTTTTGGTAGGTACTTTTCTCTCTCCTATAAAAAAACATCTGTCTAAGCTACACATGCATCTCCAATTTCCTTGGCAGCTCTTAAAAACTGTAGTTGAGTGTTGTTTAGAAATGCTCAGACAGTTGAATATCACTGCTGTTGTACTAAGAGAGCCAATTGTGGGGCCAGGTCAGTCCCTTTTATTTTCCAGTATTTACTATTCTTAGTTCAGTTTTTAATGCAATCTTAGAAACATTTTAGACCAGCCCAAATGCCCGATGGCTGTGCTCTTCTGCACTGCTATGTAGGAGACACATTGAGCTTGGCAGCACTACAGAGACATGTATTGAACCTCTGCAACTCATGTCACTCAGTGATCCCCTTGGTTGACTAAGGACTGAAGTTTTCAAGCTATGAAGTAAGTCCTTCTTAGGCTGGAAGAATGGGGTCATATCTGAACTTGGGTGAGTAAACTGGGCAGTAAAATGGGATGCTGGTCGAGGATCTAAGGATCACTgggagaaaatgttttaaatattatttgttttaatagttCATGTCATATCTTGCATCAGCTTGTCAGGTACATGCTGATGGATTCCCCCCGTTTCATCAGCACTCTGCAATCTGTACAAGTTTGTATTTATGGATGGATACATGGtgtgagatcctcagctgatgtgaattATTGTAGCTTCACTGAAGCAATGGAGCTACcccaatttacatcagcagaggatttggcccaagaAGGATTTCTGGAACTTCAGTTCAATTTCAGCCCAAGCACTGAGGTAAACAACCACCATATAGATTGCAGTGTGAACCAAACACGAGTCAAAGCCTCAAAAGGATGTAATTACATGTAAAACATACAAATCAGGATTTAGATAATCCTTAGATTAAAAGCAATGAATAAAGTACAAGACATTAGACATCAAATACAGTTGTGAAAAGAAATTTACAATATCTACctgtgatgataataataataatatcactcATCAAACACCATACATATTCAAACCATTCCACAAACATTAACTGATTGATCCTTCAaacaaccctgtgaggtaggcaagcatcattatccttattttactgAGGGCTCAGAGGTTAATTGACTTGCTCACGATTATACAAATCAAAAGTGGAGGTGAGATTACAACTCAGAAGTCTTTACTCTAATTACTAGCTAGCACTGATATGTATCTATGGTATTAACAGGAGCAGGTAGAGATGTTGTGCTAGAATACTTGATTTAGAGACCCTTCACTTCTCAAAGAACCTACCATGAATGAGACGCTCTCATGTTTTAATGCATTGAAAAAGAAGTTCAAGAAACTGGGATATTTCAACAATTTCTGAATACAATTTGAATCAAACAGAAGCTCTGATATGTTCAAGTTAATCCATAACTACCAAACCCAATTCATTAGATTTATGCAAATGTTTTATAATGAAACTCTTCCAATTTCAATTTTTATATAAAAGCTAGTTGAATTTGGAGCTAATCTGGGCCAGTTTATGATTCCAGGTGGGAATCATACCAAATGCAGTGATTTTATATGGTTTTGACCTGAAACCAGACAGAAAGTGGCAGTTTTGGGTGAAACACAtagtgaaactgaggcaggcatagAAAAAAGGGGAGGTGTGCCCAAGAACCCACATGTCAaccagaagtgcaaaatattttacaCCAACCCATGTGAACCAAAACTAGCACACAGCTCTATAATGAACAAACAAAGGGCAGTGTTAAttagtgggtttcagagtagcagccgtgttagtctgtattcgcaaaaaagaaaaggagtacttgtggcaccttagagactaacaaatttatttgagcataagctttcgtgagctacagctcacttcatcggatgcttttgttGATTAATGCTCATTTATTTCTCAGCATGTGGAATTTTTCCAGCAATTTGTGCCAGTCTGCAGTAACCAGAAGCTATTCTTGTAACAGGAAATAATGTCGGTAAGGATTAAGTCTGCTTCTGGTGCAGACAGCCGTGTGACTAGAATGTAACAAGCCTTAGACTTCAATTCCTGTATTCAGATCCAGAAgtttatttcagaagatggattttcattaaactttgttttgattaaaacaaCAAGCAAACAA containing:
- the LKAAEAR1 gene encoding protein LKAAEAR1, with product MTARETAMSKGTIIPKSWKSLLSFDVNAASPQQRERYLAFAEPTEEPVKSMLASDILMMDKMSHKHSMCERDAEQKKQARIIGLLKAAEARNRLRNLRLRFQNLRAQEINHLISCQKTARGAVRLEVFLPPRKNIQKLADNLDRVQRSRVEAILEDENGEIFIRRT